The following are from one region of the Chloroherpetonaceae bacterium genome:
- a CDS encoding T9SS type A sorting domain-containing protein, with product MKRIFTLLFVLTVALSFTGSLSAQLNRGEVRISATKQTNRDSLARRFTRSPFTPGTATSNNGDTVTVVGQVIWSPSTSFANTNGRILLHLQDTARGANGEFLPYSALTLSDAVGAGATLDSTLANLDTGFVVKVTLQTRHAFGAGFQGSYVASTEFDKINALSYEIIDQRPMPAPVVVPAESLFHPQTITDVRFNPNGTAQPAGAVNYMNGDQYDGMLVTIPGPFVLEATSRVLASNGRYPTFYFRKGNIRIPFGDNSKFLRGVNTSFTNNPGGVLTINDSIPANGSIVESITGVVGKVRLDGIPDDGYLGRTSLGVAYRIHLRTRDDIKLSTEALPPVVNRIERPLAAPIGQPTAFSIITRDQNQGGAVNSVKLFFNTTLDPNSNFFGPYDSTSATQSNDSTWAVNLPALLSNQYANYFVKVTNTAGKVAVFPDTTLPFRPIIRGAASGNISDIQYTPYTDKRSPLLGSTVTITGTVTSDSADAVYGNYRSYFIQDSNSDLGWGGIQVIVNNTISGVTRGTVLNVTGTVVEADLTGGAEDLNLRNADATTSIDARGGSVTVNAQATPLSVVPVVALPNLSANTSEALESMLVRFNNVYVIANNNGFGEFTLSQDSLGTLQGYRVDDLSGHEYKGTGTGRNPSAVTVLNGDFFTSVTGVNYFARSTFRLLPRKSGDFTGYRSGGTSNVREPGVIPTRFDLAQNFPNPFNPTTSIRYQLASPSDVRLEVFDLLGRRVATLANTRQVAGSYTVNFNAAQLSSGVYFYRLQAGTNIFTKKMLLVK from the coding sequence ATGAAAAGAATCTTTACACTGCTTTTTGTGCTTACGGTTGCTTTGAGCTTTACAGGCAGCCTTTCTGCACAATTAAACCGTGGCGAAGTTCGCATCAGCGCAACCAAGCAAACCAACCGCGACTCACTCGCACGGCGTTTTACACGCAGCCCGTTTACACCGGGTACAGCTACAAGCAACAACGGCGATACCGTCACCGTAGTTGGCCAAGTCATTTGGTCGCCATCGACTTCATTTGCCAATACCAACGGTCGTATTTTGCTGCACTTGCAAGACACCGCTCGTGGTGCAAACGGCGAATTTTTACCCTACAGTGCACTTACTTTAAGCGACGCCGTCGGTGCAGGGGCAACACTCGATTCGACCTTAGCCAATTTAGATACCGGCTTTGTGGTTAAAGTAACCTTGCAAACCCGCCACGCGTTTGGTGCCGGTTTCCAAGGCAGCTATGTTGCTTCAACTGAATTTGATAAAATCAATGCACTTTCATATGAAATCATTGATCAACGCCCGATGCCCGCACCGGTGGTCGTTCCAGCAGAGTCGCTCTTTCACCCGCAAACCATCACCGATGTTCGCTTTAATCCGAACGGCACTGCTCAACCGGCCGGTGCTGTAAATTACATGAATGGCGATCAATATGATGGCATGCTCGTTACCATTCCCGGCCCATTTGTTTTAGAAGCGACATCTCGCGTTTTGGCATCAAATGGCCGATATCCCACCTTCTACTTCCGCAAGGGCAATATTCGTATTCCCTTTGGCGATAACAGCAAGTTTTTAAGAGGGGTGAATACTTCATTTACGAACAATCCCGGCGGTGTCTTAACCATCAATGATTCTATTCCTGCAAATGGCTCGATAGTTGAAAGCATTACCGGCGTGGTTGGAAAAGTTCGTTTAGACGGTATTCCCGATGACGGATACCTTGGTAGAACTTCACTTGGTGTGGCCTACCGAATTCACCTCCGCACAAGAGATGATATTAAGCTTTCAACCGAAGCACTTCCGCCTGTCGTAAACCGCATTGAGCGTCCGCTCGCAGCGCCTATTGGGCAGCCCACTGCATTTAGCATCATTACGCGCGATCAAAATCAAGGCGGCGCTGTGAATTCGGTGAAGTTGTTTTTCAATACAACCTTAGATCCAAATTCAAATTTCTTTGGACCATACGACAGCACCAGTGCCACACAATCCAACGATAGCACTTGGGCAGTCAATCTTCCGGCGCTTTTATCAAATCAATATGCCAATTACTTTGTCAAGGTGACGAATACCGCAGGGAAAGTGGCCGTATTCCCCGATACCACCTTGCCTTTCCGCCCGATTATTCGTGGTGCAGCAAGCGGTAACATTTCAGACATTCAATACACACCTTACACCGATAAACGCTCACCACTTTTAGGTTCAACCGTTACCATTACCGGAACAGTGACTTCCGACTCAGCCGACGCTGTTTATGGAAACTATCGTTCTTATTTCATTCAAGATTCAAATTCAGATCTCGGATGGGGTGGAATTCAAGTGATTGTGAATAACACCATTTCAGGTGTAACCCGCGGAACAGTGCTCAATGTTACCGGAACTGTAGTTGAAGCAGACTTAACCGGCGGTGCAGAAGATTTGAATTTGCGGAACGCGGATGCGACCACATCGATTGATGCACGCGGTGGAAGTGTTACCGTGAACGCACAAGCAACTCCTCTTTCTGTTGTTCCTGTGGTTGCCTTACCAAATCTGAGTGCTAATACTTCCGAAGCACTTGAAAGCATGCTTGTGCGTTTCAATAATGTTTATGTCATTGCTAATAACAACGGTTTTGGAGAGTTTACACTTTCGCAAGATAGCCTTGGAACGCTTCAAGGGTATCGTGTGGATGATCTTTCTGGCCACGAGTATAAAGGTACCGGAACTGGTCGCAATCCATCAGCCGTTACAGTCCTTAATGGTGATTTCTTTACCTCGGTCACGGGTGTGAATTACTTTGCACGCAGCACTTTCCGCTTGCTTCCAAGAAAATCGGGTGATTTCACAGGCTATCGCTCCGGTGGTACATCCAATGTTCGAGAGCCCGGTGTGATTCCAACCCGTTTCGACTTGGCTCAGAATTTTCCGAATCCATTTAACCCAACCACAAGCATTCGTTATCAATTGGCCTCTCCAAGCGATGTTCGTTTGGAAGTCTTTGATCTCTTGGGTCGCCGTGTGGCCACTTTAGCCAATACGCGTCAAGTTGCCGGTTCTTATACCGTTAATTTTAACGCTGCGCAACTTTCTTCAGGCGTGTATTTCTATCGCTTGCAAGCCGGAACCAACATCTTTACAAAGAAGATGCTTTTGGTGAAGTAA